Proteins encoded by one window of Tubulanus polymorphus chromosome 7, tnTubPoly1.2, whole genome shotgun sequence:
- the LOC141908869 gene encoding rap1 GTPase-activating protein 1-like isoform X11, whose amino-acid sequence MKHTMDNHLYCEEHLPLTPEAEKPEKKQQEHHDFFEILARVQSNRLDDQRFDMSSFQSLPSLKTRVQPSPTITKSRADSQTDIFEAIARLQGPGRRLEDQRCEMPSPKLKHAHYIDINPVDEILQLPGPFPMIVNPAQGGYWVDGINHENRSDTSSITDTEVNKHLTTNSLTKCKLEVDETAQCYRKYFYGKDHFNFYGLDDQLGALVLSVKYETISSQETARIILRSKTSTTHDIIKTSTLSDMPNPSRIAKKLNESISTEKFHPVLFSKGTEMILNYDEHVLTNTFKFGVIYQQFGQTKEEQLFSNQGHSNEMEEFLDLLGNKVDLKDFNGFRGGLDTVHGQTGAQSVYTTFKDREVMFHVSTMLPYTDGDAQQLQRKRHIGNDIVAIIFQEENTPFVPNMIASHFLHAYIVIQPIKSESDETLYKVSVTARDDVPFFGPTLPSPAIFKKGAAFRDFLLTKLINAENACYKAEKFAKLSERTRAALLEALHQDLQRLNLQMFGISTLDPKSEGSNSFLESVKKALGSRGRSPGSLDSSISSKRSNGLVSPLPTVGEDEKTPTPMKKHLRGKNAMRHNATVASFDRRDSSEKSRSLTESHSTGSITQSSYKTCSPPPSPMSSPGSVNEKTRILSPANNSSGTPSRSSSFNSLDECAAEQLYTQEHEDSDTGMESMSSAETPSTHKFLSLSNSFSEDVGLVLMADHDDTAQKQVDIYKQENTKLKTEKLELLKQNKALQKEIRRLKELELKLSWELKGREKDIQRKDDEIQRLRNAMIEISPEATV is encoded by the exons gaaaCACACGATGGACAACCATCTCTATTGCGAGGAGCACCTTCCCCTCACACCAGAGGCGGAAAAACCAGAGAAAAAG CAGCAAGAGCATCACGATTTCTTCGAGATATTGGCTCGGGTACAGAGCAATCGTCTAGACGACCAACGATTCGATATGAGTTCATTTCAG TCACTGCCTTCGTTGAAGACCCGTGTTCAACCATCGCCTACAATAACCAAATCACGCGCCGATTCT CAGACAGACATATTCGAAGCGATTGCCAGGTTACAAGGTCCAGGACGAAGGCTTGAAGACCAGCGCTGCGAGATGCCAAGTCCGAAG TTGAAGCATGCTCATTATATAGACATCAATCCGGTTGATgag ATTCTACAATTACCGGGACCGTTTCCGATGATCGTCAACCCGGCGCAAGGCGGTTACTGGGTCGATGGGATCAACCACGAAAATCGAAGCGACACGTCTTCGATTACTGATACAGAAGTCAATAAACACCTGACTACCAACAGTCTGACGAAATGTAAACTAGAGGTCGATGAAACGGCTCAGTGTTACAGGAAATACTTCTACGGGAAG GACCATTTCAATTTCTATGGTTTGGACGACCAACTCGGTGCTTTAGTGCTATCGGTTAAATACGAAACGATATCGTCACAAGAGACTGCTAGGATAATTCTAAG ATCAAAAACAAGTACTAcccatgacatcatcaaaactTCCACCCTGTCGGACATGCCAAATCCAAGTCGGATAGCTAAGAAACTTAACGAAAGTATATCTACTGAGAAATTTCACCCGGTGCTATTTTCGAAG ggaactgaaatgatattgaactACGATGAACATGTATTGACGAACACGTTTAAATTCGGAGTCATTTATCAACAATTCGGACAGACGAAAGAGGAACAGTTATTCAGCAATCAGGGCCACAGCAACGAAATGGAAGAGTTTCTCGATTTGCTCGGGAATAAAGTAGACTTGAAGGACTTTAACGG ATTTCGGGGTGGTTTAGATACTGTCCACGGTCAAACCGGTGCGCAGTCTGTGTACACGACGTTTAAAGATCGCGAAGTGATGTTCCACGTATCAACTATGCTTCCATACACGGACGGTGACGCTCAACAGTTACAACGAAAAAGACACATCGGCAACGACATCGTGGCTATTATATTCCAG GAAGAGAATACTCCTTTCGTACCGAATATGATCGCGTCTCATTTCCTACACGCTTACATCGTTATTCAACCGATCAAATCCGAATCGGACGAAACGTTGTACAAGGTATCGGTGACCGCTAGGGACGACGTGCCGTTCTTCGGCCCGACGCTTCCCAGCCCTGCCATCTTCAAAAAg GGCGCCGCCTTCCGCGATTTTCTACTGACTAAGTTGATCAATGCGGAAAATGCTTGCTACAAAGCAGAAAAATTCGCCAAGTTATCG GAGCGAACACGGGCCGCGTTATTAGAGGCACTACACCAAGACTTACAGCGTCTAAATCTGCAAATGTTCGGCATTTCAACGCTGGACCCGAAATCGGAGGGATCGAATAGTTTTTTGGAATCGGTCAAAAAAGCGTTGGGCAGTCGGGGCCGAAGTCCGGGTTCTTTGGATTCATCGATATCGAGTAAACGAAGTAACGGACTCGTGTCTCCGTTACCAACTGTTGGAGAGGATGAGAAAACTCCAACTCCG ATGAAGAAACATTTAAGAGGTAAAAATGCAATGAGACACAACGCAACTGTGGCTTCATTTGACAGACGAGATTCAAGCGAAAAGAG CCGCAGTTTGACAGAGAGTCATAGTACCGGAAGCATAACTCAATCGTCATATAAAACGTGTAGTCCACCGCCTAGTCCGATGTCGAGTCCGGGCAGCGTCAACGAGAAGACGAGAATTTTGAGTCCTGCCAACAATAGCTCCGGAACGCCGTCAAGAAGTAGCAGTTTCAACAGTCTCGACGAATGTGCTGCTGAACAACTATATACTCAAGAACACGAGGATTCCGATACTGGAATG GAAAGCATGTCTTCTGCTGAAACACCGAGTACTCACAAATTTTTGTCATTGTCAAATAGTTTTAGTGAGGATGTTGGATTGGTACTCATGGCTGATCACGATG ATACTGCTCAAAAACAGGTCGATATctataaacaagaaaatacgAAGTTAAAGACTGAAAAACTAGAGTTACTCAAACAAAACAAG GCTCTGCAAAAAGAGATTAGGAGATTAAAAGAACTCGAGTTGAAGTTGTCGTGGGAATTAAAGGGCAGAGAAAAAGACATTCAACGCAAGGATGATGAAATACAAAGACTGCGAAACGCAATGATAGAGATAAGCCCAGAGGCTACCGTGTAG
- the LOC141908869 gene encoding rap1 GTPase-activating protein 1-like isoform X12 produces MDNHLYCEEHLPLTPEAEKPEKKQQEHHDFFEILARVQSNRLDDQRFDMSSFQSLPSLKTRVQPSPTITKSRADSQTDIFEAIARLQGPGRRLEDQRCEMPSPKLKHAHYIDINPVDEILQLPGPFPMIVNPAQGGYWVDGINHENRSDTSSITDTEVNKHLTTNSLTKCKLEVDETAQCYRKYFYGKDHFNFYGLDDQLGALVLSVKYETISSQETARIILRSKTSTTHDIIKTSTLSDMPNPSRIAKKLNESISTEKFHPVLFSKGTEMILNYDEHVLTNTFKFGVIYQQFGQTKEEQLFSNQGHSNEMEEFLDLLGNKVDLKDFNGFRGGLDTVHGQTGAQSVYTTFKDREVMFHVSTMLPYTDGDAQQLQRKRHIGNDIVAIIFQEENTPFVPNMIASHFLHAYIVIQPIKSESDETLYKVSVTARDDVPFFGPTLPSPAIFKKGAAFRDFLLTKLINAENACYKAEKFAKLSERTRAALLEALHQDLQRLNLQMFGISTLDPKSEGSNSFLESVKKALGSRGRSPGSLDSSISSKRSNGLVSPLPTVGEDEKTPTPMKKHLRGKNAMRHNATVASFDRRDSSEKSRSLTESHSTGSITQSSYKTCSPPPSPMSSPGSVNEKTRILSPANNSSGTPSRSSSFNSLDECAAEQLYTQEHEDSDTGMESMSSAETPSTHKFLSLSNSFSEDVGLVLMADHDDTAQKQVDIYKQENTKLKTEKLELLKQNKALQKEIRRLKELELKLSWELKGREKDIQRKDDEIQRLRNAMIEISPEATV; encoded by the exons ATGGACAACCATCTCTATTGCGAGGAGCACCTTCCCCTCACACCAGAGGCGGAAAAACCAGAGAAAAAG CAGCAAGAGCATCACGATTTCTTCGAGATATTGGCTCGGGTACAGAGCAATCGTCTAGACGACCAACGATTCGATATGAGTTCATTTCAG TCACTGCCTTCGTTGAAGACCCGTGTTCAACCATCGCCTACAATAACCAAATCACGCGCCGATTCT CAGACAGACATATTCGAAGCGATTGCCAGGTTACAAGGTCCAGGACGAAGGCTTGAAGACCAGCGCTGCGAGATGCCAAGTCCGAAG TTGAAGCATGCTCATTATATAGACATCAATCCGGTTGATgag ATTCTACAATTACCGGGACCGTTTCCGATGATCGTCAACCCGGCGCAAGGCGGTTACTGGGTCGATGGGATCAACCACGAAAATCGAAGCGACACGTCTTCGATTACTGATACAGAAGTCAATAAACACCTGACTACCAACAGTCTGACGAAATGTAAACTAGAGGTCGATGAAACGGCTCAGTGTTACAGGAAATACTTCTACGGGAAG GACCATTTCAATTTCTATGGTTTGGACGACCAACTCGGTGCTTTAGTGCTATCGGTTAAATACGAAACGATATCGTCACAAGAGACTGCTAGGATAATTCTAAG ATCAAAAACAAGTACTAcccatgacatcatcaaaactTCCACCCTGTCGGACATGCCAAATCCAAGTCGGATAGCTAAGAAACTTAACGAAAGTATATCTACTGAGAAATTTCACCCGGTGCTATTTTCGAAG ggaactgaaatgatattgaactACGATGAACATGTATTGACGAACACGTTTAAATTCGGAGTCATTTATCAACAATTCGGACAGACGAAAGAGGAACAGTTATTCAGCAATCAGGGCCACAGCAACGAAATGGAAGAGTTTCTCGATTTGCTCGGGAATAAAGTAGACTTGAAGGACTTTAACGG ATTTCGGGGTGGTTTAGATACTGTCCACGGTCAAACCGGTGCGCAGTCTGTGTACACGACGTTTAAAGATCGCGAAGTGATGTTCCACGTATCAACTATGCTTCCATACACGGACGGTGACGCTCAACAGTTACAACGAAAAAGACACATCGGCAACGACATCGTGGCTATTATATTCCAG GAAGAGAATACTCCTTTCGTACCGAATATGATCGCGTCTCATTTCCTACACGCTTACATCGTTATTCAACCGATCAAATCCGAATCGGACGAAACGTTGTACAAGGTATCGGTGACCGCTAGGGACGACGTGCCGTTCTTCGGCCCGACGCTTCCCAGCCCTGCCATCTTCAAAAAg GGCGCCGCCTTCCGCGATTTTCTACTGACTAAGTTGATCAATGCGGAAAATGCTTGCTACAAAGCAGAAAAATTCGCCAAGTTATCG GAGCGAACACGGGCCGCGTTATTAGAGGCACTACACCAAGACTTACAGCGTCTAAATCTGCAAATGTTCGGCATTTCAACGCTGGACCCGAAATCGGAGGGATCGAATAGTTTTTTGGAATCGGTCAAAAAAGCGTTGGGCAGTCGGGGCCGAAGTCCGGGTTCTTTGGATTCATCGATATCGAGTAAACGAAGTAACGGACTCGTGTCTCCGTTACCAACTGTTGGAGAGGATGAGAAAACTCCAACTCCG ATGAAGAAACATTTAAGAGGTAAAAATGCAATGAGACACAACGCAACTGTGGCTTCATTTGACAGACGAGATTCAAGCGAAAAGAG CCGCAGTTTGACAGAGAGTCATAGTACCGGAAGCATAACTCAATCGTCATATAAAACGTGTAGTCCACCGCCTAGTCCGATGTCGAGTCCGGGCAGCGTCAACGAGAAGACGAGAATTTTGAGTCCTGCCAACAATAGCTCCGGAACGCCGTCAAGAAGTAGCAGTTTCAACAGTCTCGACGAATGTGCTGCTGAACAACTATATACTCAAGAACACGAGGATTCCGATACTGGAATG GAAAGCATGTCTTCTGCTGAAACACCGAGTACTCACAAATTTTTGTCATTGTCAAATAGTTTTAGTGAGGATGTTGGATTGGTACTCATGGCTGATCACGATG ATACTGCTCAAAAACAGGTCGATATctataaacaagaaaatacgAAGTTAAAGACTGAAAAACTAGAGTTACTCAAACAAAACAAG GCTCTGCAAAAAGAGATTAGGAGATTAAAAGAACTCGAGTTGAAGTTGTCGTGGGAATTAAAGGGCAGAGAAAAAGACATTCAACGCAAGGATGATGAAATACAAAGACTGCGAAACGCAATGATAGAGATAAGCCCAGAGGCTACCGTGTAG
- the LOC141908869 gene encoding rap1 GTPase-activating protein 1-like isoform X10, with protein sequence MIQPKRRCDAPLKLKSYRKHTMDNHLYCEEHLPLTPEAEKPEKKQQEHHDFFEILARVQSNRLDDQRFDMSSFQSLPSLKTRVQPSPTITKSRADSQTDIFEAIARLQGPGRRLEDQRCEMPSPKLKHAHYIDINPVDEILQLPGPFPMIVNPAQGGYWVDGINHENRSDTSSITDTEVNKHLTTNSLTKCKLEVDETAQCYRKYFYGKDHFNFYGLDDQLGALVLSVKYETISSQETARIILRSKTSTTHDIIKTSTLSDMPNPSRIAKKLNESISTEKFHPVLFSKGTEMILNYDEHVLTNTFKFGVIYQQFGQTKEEQLFSNQGHSNEMEEFLDLLGNKVDLKDFNGFRGGLDTVHGQTGAQSVYTTFKDREVMFHVSTMLPYTDGDAQQLQRKRHIGNDIVAIIFQEENTPFVPNMIASHFLHAYIVIQPIKSESDETLYKVSVTARDDVPFFGPTLPSPAIFKKGAAFRDFLLTKLINAENACYKAEKFAKLSERTRAALLEALHQDLQRLNLQMFGISTLDPKSEGSNSFLESVKKALGSRGRSPGSLDSSISSKRSNGLVSPLPTVGEDEKTPTPMKKHLRGKNAMRHNATVASFDRRDSSEKSRSLTESHSTGSITQSSYKTCSPPPSPMSSPGSVNEKTRILSPANNSSGTPSRSSSFNSLDECAAEQLYTQEHEDSDTGMESMSSAETPSTHKFLSLSNSFSEDVGLVLMADHDDTAQKQVDIYKQENTKLKTEKLELLKQNKALQKEIRRLKELELKLSWELKGREKDIQRKDDEIQRLRNAMIEISPEATV encoded by the exons gaaaCACACGATGGACAACCATCTCTATTGCGAGGAGCACCTTCCCCTCACACCAGAGGCGGAAAAACCAGAGAAAAAG CAGCAAGAGCATCACGATTTCTTCGAGATATTGGCTCGGGTACAGAGCAATCGTCTAGACGACCAACGATTCGATATGAGTTCATTTCAG TCACTGCCTTCGTTGAAGACCCGTGTTCAACCATCGCCTACAATAACCAAATCACGCGCCGATTCT CAGACAGACATATTCGAAGCGATTGCCAGGTTACAAGGTCCAGGACGAAGGCTTGAAGACCAGCGCTGCGAGATGCCAAGTCCGAAG TTGAAGCATGCTCATTATATAGACATCAATCCGGTTGATgag ATTCTACAATTACCGGGACCGTTTCCGATGATCGTCAACCCGGCGCAAGGCGGTTACTGGGTCGATGGGATCAACCACGAAAATCGAAGCGACACGTCTTCGATTACTGATACAGAAGTCAATAAACACCTGACTACCAACAGTCTGACGAAATGTAAACTAGAGGTCGATGAAACGGCTCAGTGTTACAGGAAATACTTCTACGGGAAG GACCATTTCAATTTCTATGGTTTGGACGACCAACTCGGTGCTTTAGTGCTATCGGTTAAATACGAAACGATATCGTCACAAGAGACTGCTAGGATAATTCTAAG ATCAAAAACAAGTACTAcccatgacatcatcaaaactTCCACCCTGTCGGACATGCCAAATCCAAGTCGGATAGCTAAGAAACTTAACGAAAGTATATCTACTGAGAAATTTCACCCGGTGCTATTTTCGAAG ggaactgaaatgatattgaactACGATGAACATGTATTGACGAACACGTTTAAATTCGGAGTCATTTATCAACAATTCGGACAGACGAAAGAGGAACAGTTATTCAGCAATCAGGGCCACAGCAACGAAATGGAAGAGTTTCTCGATTTGCTCGGGAATAAAGTAGACTTGAAGGACTTTAACGG ATTTCGGGGTGGTTTAGATACTGTCCACGGTCAAACCGGTGCGCAGTCTGTGTACACGACGTTTAAAGATCGCGAAGTGATGTTCCACGTATCAACTATGCTTCCATACACGGACGGTGACGCTCAACAGTTACAACGAAAAAGACACATCGGCAACGACATCGTGGCTATTATATTCCAG GAAGAGAATACTCCTTTCGTACCGAATATGATCGCGTCTCATTTCCTACACGCTTACATCGTTATTCAACCGATCAAATCCGAATCGGACGAAACGTTGTACAAGGTATCGGTGACCGCTAGGGACGACGTGCCGTTCTTCGGCCCGACGCTTCCCAGCCCTGCCATCTTCAAAAAg GGCGCCGCCTTCCGCGATTTTCTACTGACTAAGTTGATCAATGCGGAAAATGCTTGCTACAAAGCAGAAAAATTCGCCAAGTTATCG GAGCGAACACGGGCCGCGTTATTAGAGGCACTACACCAAGACTTACAGCGTCTAAATCTGCAAATGTTCGGCATTTCAACGCTGGACCCGAAATCGGAGGGATCGAATAGTTTTTTGGAATCGGTCAAAAAAGCGTTGGGCAGTCGGGGCCGAAGTCCGGGTTCTTTGGATTCATCGATATCGAGTAAACGAAGTAACGGACTCGTGTCTCCGTTACCAACTGTTGGAGAGGATGAGAAAACTCCAACTCCG ATGAAGAAACATTTAAGAGGTAAAAATGCAATGAGACACAACGCAACTGTGGCTTCATTTGACAGACGAGATTCAAGCGAAAAGAG CCGCAGTTTGACAGAGAGTCATAGTACCGGAAGCATAACTCAATCGTCATATAAAACGTGTAGTCCACCGCCTAGTCCGATGTCGAGTCCGGGCAGCGTCAACGAGAAGACGAGAATTTTGAGTCCTGCCAACAATAGCTCCGGAACGCCGTCAAGAAGTAGCAGTTTCAACAGTCTCGACGAATGTGCTGCTGAACAACTATATACTCAAGAACACGAGGATTCCGATACTGGAATG GAAAGCATGTCTTCTGCTGAAACACCGAGTACTCACAAATTTTTGTCATTGTCAAATAGTTTTAGTGAGGATGTTGGATTGGTACTCATGGCTGATCACGATG ATACTGCTCAAAAACAGGTCGATATctataaacaagaaaatacgAAGTTAAAGACTGAAAAACTAGAGTTACTCAAACAAAACAAG GCTCTGCAAAAAGAGATTAGGAGATTAAAAGAACTCGAGTTGAAGTTGTCGTGGGAATTAAAGGGCAGAGAAAAAGACATTCAACGCAAGGATGATGAAATACAAAGACTGCGAAACGCAATGATAGAGATAAGCCCAGAGGCTACCGTGTAG
- the LOC141908869 gene encoding rap1 GTPase-activating protein 1-like isoform X13 — MDNHLYCEEHLPLTPEAEKPEKKQEHHDFFEILARVQSNRLDDQRFDMSSFQSLPSLKTRVQPSPTITKSRADSQTDIFEAIARLQGPGRRLEDQRCEMPSPKLKHAHYIDINPVDEILQLPGPFPMIVNPAQGGYWVDGINHENRSDTSSITDTEVNKHLTTNSLTKCKLEVDETAQCYRKYFYGKDHFNFYGLDDQLGALVLSVKYETISSQETARIILRSKTSTTHDIIKTSTLSDMPNPSRIAKKLNESISTEKFHPVLFSKGTEMILNYDEHVLTNTFKFGVIYQQFGQTKEEQLFSNQGHSNEMEEFLDLLGNKVDLKDFNGFRGGLDTVHGQTGAQSVYTTFKDREVMFHVSTMLPYTDGDAQQLQRKRHIGNDIVAIIFQEENTPFVPNMIASHFLHAYIVIQPIKSESDETLYKVSVTARDDVPFFGPTLPSPAIFKKGAAFRDFLLTKLINAENACYKAEKFAKLSERTRAALLEALHQDLQRLNLQMFGISTLDPKSEGSNSFLESVKKALGSRGRSPGSLDSSISSKRSNGLVSPLPTVGEDEKTPTPMKKHLRGKNAMRHNATVASFDRRDSSEKSRSLTESHSTGSITQSSYKTCSPPPSPMSSPGSVNEKTRILSPANNSSGTPSRSSSFNSLDECAAEQLYTQEHEDSDTGMESMSSAETPSTHKFLSLSNSFSEDVGLVLMADHDDTAQKQVDIYKQENTKLKTEKLELLKQNKALQKEIRRLKELELKLSWELKGREKDIQRKDDEIQRLRNAMIEISPEATV; from the exons ATGGACAACCATCTCTATTGCGAGGAGCACCTTCCCCTCACACCAGAGGCGGAAAAACCAGAGAAAAAG CAAGAGCATCACGATTTCTTCGAGATATTGGCTCGGGTACAGAGCAATCGTCTAGACGACCAACGATTCGATATGAGTTCATTTCAG TCACTGCCTTCGTTGAAGACCCGTGTTCAACCATCGCCTACAATAACCAAATCACGCGCCGATTCT CAGACAGACATATTCGAAGCGATTGCCAGGTTACAAGGTCCAGGACGAAGGCTTGAAGACCAGCGCTGCGAGATGCCAAGTCCGAAG TTGAAGCATGCTCATTATATAGACATCAATCCGGTTGATgag ATTCTACAATTACCGGGACCGTTTCCGATGATCGTCAACCCGGCGCAAGGCGGTTACTGGGTCGATGGGATCAACCACGAAAATCGAAGCGACACGTCTTCGATTACTGATACAGAAGTCAATAAACACCTGACTACCAACAGTCTGACGAAATGTAAACTAGAGGTCGATGAAACGGCTCAGTGTTACAGGAAATACTTCTACGGGAAG GACCATTTCAATTTCTATGGTTTGGACGACCAACTCGGTGCTTTAGTGCTATCGGTTAAATACGAAACGATATCGTCACAAGAGACTGCTAGGATAATTCTAAG ATCAAAAACAAGTACTAcccatgacatcatcaaaactTCCACCCTGTCGGACATGCCAAATCCAAGTCGGATAGCTAAGAAACTTAACGAAAGTATATCTACTGAGAAATTTCACCCGGTGCTATTTTCGAAG ggaactgaaatgatattgaactACGATGAACATGTATTGACGAACACGTTTAAATTCGGAGTCATTTATCAACAATTCGGACAGACGAAAGAGGAACAGTTATTCAGCAATCAGGGCCACAGCAACGAAATGGAAGAGTTTCTCGATTTGCTCGGGAATAAAGTAGACTTGAAGGACTTTAACGG ATTTCGGGGTGGTTTAGATACTGTCCACGGTCAAACCGGTGCGCAGTCTGTGTACACGACGTTTAAAGATCGCGAAGTGATGTTCCACGTATCAACTATGCTTCCATACACGGACGGTGACGCTCAACAGTTACAACGAAAAAGACACATCGGCAACGACATCGTGGCTATTATATTCCAG GAAGAGAATACTCCTTTCGTACCGAATATGATCGCGTCTCATTTCCTACACGCTTACATCGTTATTCAACCGATCAAATCCGAATCGGACGAAACGTTGTACAAGGTATCGGTGACCGCTAGGGACGACGTGCCGTTCTTCGGCCCGACGCTTCCCAGCCCTGCCATCTTCAAAAAg GGCGCCGCCTTCCGCGATTTTCTACTGACTAAGTTGATCAATGCGGAAAATGCTTGCTACAAAGCAGAAAAATTCGCCAAGTTATCG GAGCGAACACGGGCCGCGTTATTAGAGGCACTACACCAAGACTTACAGCGTCTAAATCTGCAAATGTTCGGCATTTCAACGCTGGACCCGAAATCGGAGGGATCGAATAGTTTTTTGGAATCGGTCAAAAAAGCGTTGGGCAGTCGGGGCCGAAGTCCGGGTTCTTTGGATTCATCGATATCGAGTAAACGAAGTAACGGACTCGTGTCTCCGTTACCAACTGTTGGAGAGGATGAGAAAACTCCAACTCCG ATGAAGAAACATTTAAGAGGTAAAAATGCAATGAGACACAACGCAACTGTGGCTTCATTTGACAGACGAGATTCAAGCGAAAAGAG CCGCAGTTTGACAGAGAGTCATAGTACCGGAAGCATAACTCAATCGTCATATAAAACGTGTAGTCCACCGCCTAGTCCGATGTCGAGTCCGGGCAGCGTCAACGAGAAGACGAGAATTTTGAGTCCTGCCAACAATAGCTCCGGAACGCCGTCAAGAAGTAGCAGTTTCAACAGTCTCGACGAATGTGCTGCTGAACAACTATATACTCAAGAACACGAGGATTCCGATACTGGAATG GAAAGCATGTCTTCTGCTGAAACACCGAGTACTCACAAATTTTTGTCATTGTCAAATAGTTTTAGTGAGGATGTTGGATTGGTACTCATGGCTGATCACGATG ATACTGCTCAAAAACAGGTCGATATctataaacaagaaaatacgAAGTTAAAGACTGAAAAACTAGAGTTACTCAAACAAAACAAG GCTCTGCAAAAAGAGATTAGGAGATTAAAAGAACTCGAGTTGAAGTTGTCGTGGGAATTAAAGGGCAGAGAAAAAGACATTCAACGCAAGGATGATGAAATACAAAGACTGCGAAACGCAATGATAGAGATAAGCCCAGAGGCTACCGTGTAG